The sequence GCCGGATCTCCGGCGGACCGTTTCGTTTTCTGATCTGTACCGGACTGCTGGGGCCTGCGTCCCCTTCCTCGGGTCCTGGGCGCGCCCAGGCAACCGCGTTGCATAAAGTTCCTGGGTGCACGGCAGAAGGCCTTGATCATGGGTGGCAACGCCGCTATGAGGTAGGCCGCTTGCGGTGCGGGTGGTCTTAGCGGGGAGGGGTGGATTACGGATGAAGATTTCCTGCCAGGCCAGGCCAGACCAGTCATGCGGCCTGCGCAGTCGCCTGAGGTCACTCTCCGGCGAAAGAGCGGCCCAGTCATAATCCGTTTGGTTTGTGAAAGTAATTTCGGCTTCGTGGGCCATCGGGGGAATCTGGGCTATTTATCTGATAGCTCAAATGATTTGAGCGAGCCAGGTAGGGTGGGGAATTCTGAGGTGATCGATCTGTCTGGCCTGGCTTTGGGGTTGCTGATCATTGCGTTCGGTATCTCCATGGTCGAGGAACTTCGGGAACCTCGCAGGCCGGATGTTCGAACGGCCATCCGGTCACGCCGATCCGGTATTCGCGACATCGAATACCTATCGGTTGGCAGGGGGCATCGTGATGGTCATTGGGGTCTTCTGGGTGACCACTGCGCTTCCAGAGATTCTCTGAGCACTTCCTCTTCGCGACGGGCCGCCAGATCCCTCGGCGGCCCAATGTGGCCTCGAGCCGGGCGTAACCTTGCCGCCGTGAACGCGACTCCACGGGTCCTCGCCGTACTGGACGACATCCTCGCCTCCGCCGCCCCCGACGAGCGCGGCGCGCTGTGGCATCTGGCTGAGGCGGGGCGGGAGTTGGACGCCAATCTTGTGCGGCTGCCGGCCGGTGCCGAGGTCGGGGTCCATCAGGAGGACGTGCTCGATGTGCTCTTGGTCGTGCTGGAGGGCGCGGGACGTGTCCGTCTGGGGGGCGGAGACATCGCGCTGAGCCCGAGCACCGTCGTCTGGCTGCCTCGCACCTCGCGGCGCGGCCTTGTCGCCGACGCTGGCGGGCTCACGTATCTCACCGTTCACCGTCGTCGGCCCGGGCTTGCCGTCAAGGGGGCCGGTGTGGCGTACGAAGGGGGCGAAGGGCCCTGCATGCTGGACCGGGTCTGTGCGGAGTGCGGGCGGTTGTCCGAGGATCCCGTGCCGGTCTTCTGCAGCCGGTGCGGGGAGCGGTTTCCGGAGCGGTGAGCCGGGGCGGGCGTGGTGTCCCGGACTGTGATCGGCACCCCGGACCGGGGCGGTGGCCCCCGGCCCCGGGCCCATATGCCCCGAAAAGCCTCAGTACCCCTCGCACTCCGTCAGGTCCGGGCGGCCCGGGGGGTTCTTGTTGTCCAGGAGGGTCGACAGGTTCTTCGCGTACACGTCCTCCCAGACCTTCCCGGCCAGGATCTTTCGCAGCGCCGAGCACACCTCGCTCTTCAGGCCCGGCGACCCGGGGCGCATCGCCACGCCGTACCCCTCCGCGCCCTGGATGTTCTCCAGCCGCCGCACCTTGCCCGGGTTCGCCTTCTCGTAGCCCGCGAGGATGATGTCGTCCGAGGCCACCGCGTAGACGTCCGACGTCACGTCCAGCAGCTGGTCCAGGCAGTCCTGGTAGGTGTTGGGCTGGGACTCCGTCATCGTGAAGCCCCGTTTCGGCAGCTCCGTCTCGTACGTCGAGTCCCGCGCCGTGCACACCTCGACCTTGAGCCGGCGCAGGTCGCTGGAGTCGTTGATCGTGTACTTGCTGGACTTCTCGCGGACCAGGAAGCCCCGGCTCGCCTCGTAGTACGGGCCCGCGAAGTCGACGCTGTACCCGCCGGGTGACGCGCTCTTCCGTTCGGGCGTGATGCTGTACGAGGCGATGACGAGGTCCACGCCCTTCGTCTTGAGCGCGGTGCTCCGGTAGTCGGTCGGGACCGTGGTGAAGGCGACCTCGTTCCGGCTGTAGCCCATGTGTCCGGCGATCGCGTAGGCGAGGTCTATGTCGTAACCGGCGTACGTGTCCGTCTTCCTGTCGTACTTGCTCAGGCCCGGCTGGTCGTCCTTGACGCCGATCTTCAGGGTGGGGTTCGTCGCCTTCCACTTCTCCGTCACGGTGCTGCCGCCACCACGGCCGCCCGAGCCGGCCGTGGCGGTGCCCGTCGTACCGTCCTTGTCGTCGCCGACGCCCTTCGCGACCAGCCAGCCCGCCGTGCCCAGCAGGGCCACGCACAGGGTCGCCGTCGCTGCCCTCAGCCACGGCCGCTTCCGGGCGCTGCGGCGTGCTGGTGATCCGTCCGCCCGAGGCGCCGCTACGGGCGGGCCGAGCGGGTCGGGGCGCGGTTCGGACACCGCCGTGGGCGGGTGTGTCGCGGGTTCCGATCCGGTTGTGTTCCGTGGAGGCGGGTCGCCCAGCACCTCCCGCAGCATCGCCTCCGCCGTCGCCGCGTCCAGGCGCTCGTGCGGGTCCGGGAAGAGGAGGCCCTGGATCACCGGGGCGAGCGGTCCGGCGTACCGGAGGGCCGGGTCGGGGGTCTGCCGGATGTTCTCCTGGACCTCCCACACCTCACCGCCGGCGAACGGGACCCGGCCCTCGACCATCTCGTACAACGTGATGCCGAGCGCCCACAGGTCGGACGCGGGGGTGGGGCCGGGGGAGCCGGGGGCGAAGAGTTCGGGCGCCAGGTACGGGGGCGTGCCGATGACGCTGCCGGACCGGGTCACCTGGGCCGCGCCCTCGAACGTCGCGATCCCGAAGTCCACCAGGATCGCCAACCCGTCGTCCCGGACCAGCACGTTGCCCGGCTTCACATCGCGGTGGACGACCGACGCCGTGTGTACCGCCCGCAGGCCCTGGAGGATCTGGAGGCCGATGTCCGCCGCCCTCGGTACGGCGAGCACCCGCTCGGCGCGCAGCAGATCCGCCAGGGACCTGGCTTCGAGGAGCTTCATCACGATCCAGACCTGGTTGTCGGTCTCGACCTGGTCGTGGACGGTCACCACGTTCGGGTGCTCGATCTTGGCGATCGCCTCCGCCTCCCGGCGCGCCCGCTGCATCGCGGCGGCCTGGGTGGAGGCGGTCATCGCGTTCCGGTCGAGGAGGCCTTTCACGGCGACGAAGCGGCGCAGCCGCCGGTCGTGGGCCCGCCACACCTCGCCCATGCCGCCGCTGCCGATCGGTTCCAGCAGCTCGTAACGGCCCTCGATCACCACCTGCGGCCTGCCCGGTGAGGGGGTACGCGGCGGTGTCGGGGGCCATTCCTGCGCGGTCCCGGAGTCCGCGCGCTGGAGGCCGTCGCCCGCCCAGCGGTCCTGGGGGCCGCCACGGCCGTCGGCGGCTCCGTCACCCGCCGCGCCGCCCCCGGCCCCGCCCTCGGCCCCGGCTCCGGACCTGTCTTCGCCTTGCATGCGACCCCCTGTGCACTACATGGACCAGGCAAACAGTAGACGCTCCGTCAGGACTGCACAGGGTGTGGCGAGATGATGATCCGCGGCTGGTTCAGGAAGCCGCTCCGCCGTTGCTCTTCAGCAACTGCCCGTTGACCCACTGGCCTTGTGGCGAGCACAGGAAGTCCACCAGGTGCGCGGTGTCCTGCGGGGTGCCGAGGCGGCCGAGCGGGGTGCCCCGGGCGATGGCCTCGCGCAGGTCGCCGGTCATCCAACCCGTGTCCACGGGGCCGGGGTTGACGACGTTGGCGGTCACTCCGAGGTGGGCCAGTTCGTGGGCGGCGGCCAGGGTGATGCGGTCCAGGGCGCCCTTGCTCGCACCGTAGGGCAGGTTGTCCACGGTGTGGTCGCTCGTGAGCGCGACGATGCGGCCCGTGCCCGCGCCCGGCTCGCCGCGGAAGCGCAGCCCGTACTCGCGGATCAGCAGCCAACTGGCCCGCGCGTTGACGGCGAAGTGCCGGTCGAACGCCTCCACGGTGGTGTCCAGGATCCCCGAGTCCACCGACTCCGCGTGCGAGAGGACGAGCGCGGTGACCGGGCCCAGGCGCTGCTCCGCCTCGTCGAAGATGCGGGTGGGGGCGTCGGGGCCGGTCAGGTCCGCCTCGATCGTCGCCGTACGGGCTCCGGCGTCCTCCAGCTCCCGCGCGATGGCGGCCGCGGCCCCGTCCTCGGCGCCCCACTCCATGCGCAGGTCGTACGGCGTCCAGTAGGTGAAGGCCACGTCCCAGCCGGAGGCCGCGAGCTGCCGGGCGATGCCCGCGCCGATGCCGATGGAGCGGCCGACGCCGGTGATGAGCGCGACGGGCCGGGCCGGCTGCGGGGCTGTCTGCTCCGAGGCCTCCGCCGAGGCCGGCTGCGGGGCTGCCTGCTCTCGCGGGGCCGAGGGCTGTTCGTTGATCGTCACGGGCCGATCCTTCGTGACCCGTACACGTACGTCAACGACTTTCCCCGGCAGGACACCCTGCCGCGCAGGCCAAAAGACGGGAGGCAACTGCCTGTTGTGGTTCTCCGCCTGCTTAAGTTTTGTCGGCATGGGAGGGAGATCACCCCTGGCCCGGAGCCCCGGGCAGGAGCGCCCCGGTCCATAAGAGCAAAGGATGCGTGGCGGAGGGTGATCGCACTCTGAGAATTCTTCAAACGCTCAGCTATTCGACAGGGGTCATCATCGCGTGGGCGTTTCTGCCGGAAAGCCGGCTGTTCGTCTTTCCCGTCCTGGCGGCAGGCGTGATCAGCGGCGTCGTACTGCCTCATGCGTTTCGCCGAGTCTCCGCCACCGGGAAAGAGTGACAGGTCTGCCCCCCTCGCACCCCCGCTGACCTGCGGTGACCCATCTTCCTGGTGGGCCGACGCGATCTTTGTGTTTCCCCCGGCCCCGGGGGCGCTCCTAGCGTGGACGACGGAAACTGCAACGAACGCCGCATATCGACAGTGCGGCCGGAGAGAGGGACCATCACCATGAGCGAGCAGCAGCTGCTGAACGGCAAGACCGCGGTCGTCGCCGGAGGGGCCAAGAACCTCGGCGGCCTCATCAGCCGGACCCTGGCCGAGTCCGGGGCCAACGTGGTCGTGCACTACCACGGCGAGAACACCGCCGCCGATGCCGAGAAGACGGCGGAGGCGGTACGGGGCACGGGTGCCCAGGCCCTCGTCGTACGGGAGGACCTGACCCGCGTCGAAGGTGTACGCAGCCTCTTCGACCAGGCCCTCGACGCCTTCGGCGGGGTGGACGTGGCCGTGAACACCACCGGCATGGTCCTCCGCAAGCCGATCGGCGAGACGACCGAGGAGGAGTACGACCGCATGTTCGCGATCAACTCCAAGGCGGCGTACTTCTTCCTCCAGGAGGCTGGCGCCCGGCTCAACGACGGTGGCCGCATCGTCAGCCTGGTGACCTCCCTGCTCGCCGCCTTCACCGACGGGTACGCCACCTACGCGGGCGCCAAGGCCCCGCTGGAGCACTTCACCCGGGCGGCGGCCAAGGAGTTCGCCTCGCGCGGGATCGCCGTGAACAATGTGGCCCCGGGGCCGATGGACACGCCGTTCTTCTACCCGCAGGAGACGCCGGAGCGGGTGGAGTTCCACAAGTCGCAGGCGATGGGCGGCCGGCTGACGGAGATCGAGGACATCGCGCCGCTGGTGAAGTTCCTGGTCACCGAGGGCGGCTGGATCACCGGTCAGACGATCTTCGCCAACGGCGGCTACACGGTCCGCTGACCCCGATTCCCATCCCGATCAGGCGTACCGGAGAACCGCGTGACCCTGGACCTGCACAAGCTGGAACACCTCGTCGCCGTTGCGGAGGAGGGCGGGTTCACCCGGGCGGCCGAACGGCTGCACCTCAGCCAGCAGGCGCTGAGCACATCCATCCGCACCCTTGAGCGGTACGTCGGCGTCCAGCTCCTCGACCGGGGCCACCAGCACGTCACCCCCACCCCCGCCGGGCAGGCCCTCATCGACGACGCCCGCGCGCTCCAGGCCCAGGCGCACGCCGCCCTGGAGCGCGCCCGGCGCATCGGCCGGGGCCAGGCCGGGCACCTGAGGATCGGCCACACCCCGGCGGTCACGGCGGAGGAGGTGGTGGACCTGCTGACCCGGGCCCGTACGGAGGAGCAGGGCATACAGGCCCACGTACGCCAGCTCTTCCCGGACGAGCTGCGCGACCAACTCCTCACGGGCGCGTGCGACTTGGGGCTGAGCCGGTCCATGCCCGCCGACACCGGGCTCACCCGCGCCCGGATCGCCGAACACCGCCTCCGGGTCGCCGTCCCCGCCGGCCACCGGCTCGCCGCCCGCCCCACGGTGGCCCTGGCCGACCTGCGCGGGGAGCCGATCACGGTGTGGGGCGAGTCCGGCTCGTCCGCGTACACGGACCTGTTGATCGGCCTGTGCCGCCAGGCGGGCGTGGAGCCGGACACGCAGCGCAACCCGGTGCAGGGCACTCCGCCCATCACCGCCGTCACCGCGACGGGCCGCATCGCCTTCGTCACCACGCCCCCGGGCCCGGCGGCGGGCGGTGCGGCGTACGTCGTCGACCTGGACCCGCCGGTCCACGTACCGGTCCACGCACTGTGGCCCGCACACACGACCTGCCGGGACCGGGAGGTGTTCCTGAGCAGGGCGGGGGACTTTCCCGGGGGAGGGGCGGGGTGAGGTGGGTTTCCCGAGGGGGCGGGCGGGTGACGTGGGTGTTCGGGCCGTAGGTGCCGCCGGGCCCCTCCTGGTCAGCGGCTCCCTGGCCCTTCGCGGTAGGCGGCAGGCGTTACGCGAGACAGGCGCGGTTCGACATGCGGCGGCGGGCCCGCCGACAGAGACTCGGCCTCGACAGCAGCGCCGGGAGCCTCGTGGCC is a genomic window of Streptomyces sp. SID8374 containing:
- a CDS encoding serine/threonine-protein kinase produces the protein MQGEDRSGAGAEGGAGGGAAGDGAADGRGGPQDRWAGDGLQRADSGTAQEWPPTPPRTPSPGRPQVVIEGRYELLEPIGSGGMGEVWRAHDRRLRRFVAVKGLLDRNAMTASTQAAAMQRARREAEAIAKIEHPNVVTVHDQVETDNQVWIVMKLLEARSLADLLRAERVLAVPRAADIGLQILQGLRAVHTASVVHRDVKPGNVLVRDDGLAILVDFGIATFEGAAQVTRSGSVIGTPPYLAPELFAPGSPGPTPASDLWALGITLYEMVEGRVPFAGGEVWEVQENIRQTPDPALRYAGPLAPVIQGLLFPDPHERLDAATAEAMLREVLGDPPPRNTTGSEPATHPPTAVSEPRPDPLGPPVAAPRADGSPARRSARKRPWLRAATATLCVALLGTAGWLVAKGVGDDKDGTTGTATAGSGGRGGGSTVTEKWKATNPTLKIGVKDDQPGLSKYDRKTDTYAGYDIDLAYAIAGHMGYSRNEVAFTTVPTDYRSTALKTKGVDLVIASYSITPERKSASPGGYSVDFAGPYYEASRGFLVREKSSKYTINDSSDLRRLKVEVCTARDSTYETELPKRGFTMTESQPNTYQDCLDQLLDVTSDVYAVASDDIILAGYEKANPGKVRRLENIQGAEGYGVAMRPGSPGLKSEVCSALRKILAGKVWEDVYAKNLSTLLDNKNPPGRPDLTECEGY
- a CDS encoding SDR family oxidoreductase; translation: MTINEQPSAPREQAAPQPASAEASEQTAPQPARPVALITGVGRSIGIGAGIARQLAASGWDVAFTYWTPYDLRMEWGAEDGAAAAIARELEDAGARTATIEADLTGPDAPTRIFDEAEQRLGPVTALVLSHAESVDSGILDTTVEAFDRHFAVNARASWLLIREYGLRFRGEPGAGTGRIVALTSDHTVDNLPYGASKGALDRITLAAAHELAHLGVTANVVNPGPVDTGWMTGDLREAIARGTPLGRLGTPQDTAHLVDFLCSPQGQWVNGQLLKSNGGAAS
- a CDS encoding SDR family oxidoreductase, producing MSEQQLLNGKTAVVAGGAKNLGGLISRTLAESGANVVVHYHGENTAADAEKTAEAVRGTGAQALVVREDLTRVEGVRSLFDQALDAFGGVDVAVNTTGMVLRKPIGETTEEEYDRMFAINSKAAYFFLQEAGARLNDGGRIVSLVTSLLAAFTDGYATYAGAKAPLEHFTRAAAKEFASRGIAVNNVAPGPMDTPFFYPQETPERVEFHKSQAMGGRLTEIEDIAPLVKFLVTEGGWITGQTIFANGGYTVR
- a CDS encoding LysR substrate-binding domain-containing protein, with product MTLDLHKLEHLVAVAEEGGFTRAAERLHLSQQALSTSIRTLERYVGVQLLDRGHQHVTPTPAGQALIDDARALQAQAHAALERARRIGRGQAGHLRIGHTPAVTAEEVVDLLTRARTEEQGIQAHVRQLFPDELRDQLLTGACDLGLSRSMPADTGLTRARIAEHRLRVAVPAGHRLAARPTVALADLRGEPITVWGESGSSAYTDLLIGLCRQAGVEPDTQRNPVQGTPPITAVTATGRIAFVTTPPGPAAGGAAYVVDLDPPVHVPVHALWPAHTTCRDREVFLSRAGDFPGGGAG